Proteins from one Drosophila gunungcola strain Sukarami chromosome 3R, Dgunungcola_SK_2, whole genome shotgun sequence genomic window:
- the LOC128252964 gene encoding eclosion hormone → MNCKPLILCTFVAVALCLMHFGNAVPAFGHYTHKRFDSMGGIDFIQVCLNNCVQCKTMLGDYFQGQTCALSCLKFKGKAIPDCEDIASIAPFLNALE, encoded by the exons ATGAACTGCAAGCCCTTGATTTTGTGCACCTTTGTAGCAGTTGCACTTTGTCTGATGCATTTTGGAAATGCAGTGCCCGCATTCGGTCATTATACGCATAAGCGATTTG ATTCCATGGGAGGCATTGATTTTATTCAG GTGTGCTTGAACAACTGTGTCCAGTGCAAAACCATGCTGGGGGATTACTTTCAGGGGCAAACGTGTGCCCTATCCTGCCTCAAGTTCAAGGGCAAAGCAATCCCCGATTGCGAGGATATTGCCTCTATAGCTCCGTTTCTAAATGCACTCGAATAA
- the LOC128252963 gene encoding uncharacterized protein LOC128252963, whose amino-acid sequence MPLIHYDRTINSPLELILAGLRDATTGSSLRDLATFVTQKTGFPGEVCFKVIMEALEEGMACKSIRQEHGLFYDVPPKPPRLPARRKLKVPQPKPANDCCDN is encoded by the coding sequence ATGCCTCTCATACACTACGATCGCACGATTAACTCGCCCCTGGAGCTCATCCTGGCGGGACTGCGGGATGCAACCACAGGCTCCTCCCTGCGCGATCTGGCCACGTTTGTGACGCAAAAGACGGGCTTTCCCGGCGAAGTCTGCTTTAAGGTTATCATGGAGGCCCTCGAGGAGGGCATGGCCTGCAAGAGCATCCGACAAGAGCACGGGCTTTTCTACGACGTACCGCCAAAACCACCCCGTCTGCCCGCTCGGCGAAAATTGAAAGTACCGCAGCCAAAGCCGGCGAACGACTGCTGCGATAATTAA
- the LOC128252961 gene encoding LOW QUALITY PROTEIN: peroxidase (The sequence of the model RefSeq protein was modified relative to this genomic sequence to represent the inferred CDS: inserted 1 base in 1 codon), protein MILRILLLSLLAVARAQYHQFGEQLQTAHGSDCALLLAGPGRSSVYDYNVNLFRGTLNPYNNGPGTCITYDAINAAYLDARKRIHVAQPKSDWKPEELATVGELLLDISIQLARTYGLSYEEIEKGLPTIDTXKTLIREVCPPFFAGVECRPGKYRRFDGLCNNIEHPTWGAANAPFQRLIGPLYSDGINAPRISVTGRDLPFSRVVSRTMHPDDGFHDHAGTVMVIAWGQFMDHDFTLTGTPLDPINRNDPEECCKRPLHLKHPYCNEIRIPDDDYFYRLFNVKCIDFVRGFPSPRPGCKLGSRQQFNTLTGVIDANTVYGVKEAFARKLRTGYGGLMRMNPVFQEYGLKDLLPLKLDIPDEGCTRPNKSMYCFEGGEIRVNEQLVLTCMHTLMAREHNRLATGLSQINKHWDDETLFQESRRINIAIVQHVTFNEFLPILLGKEVMEKFGLVLQKDGYWDGYDHTVNPGIIDSFAGAAFRFGHSLLPTAVERWSKAHKFIASKRLSDLIRRPYDLYRAGVLDEYFMGLMNQVAQAMDDSITQEVTNHLFKKEGARFGMDLVSFNMQRGREFGIPGYMEFRKFCGLPTSNTWDEMYGSMPNETVLRYGSIFEHPADIDLWSGGVSEKSLPGSMLGPTFACVIATQMSYLRRGDRFWYELPNQPSSFTPEQLQEIRKAKLSRLICDNTDLIDTVQIYPMVLPDHEINPRVPCKSGIIPSIDLTKWADFGGHGVDPSLYNYINEIPDTLLNFRK, encoded by the exons AATACTTCTACTGTCTCTGCTGGCGGTGGCGCGTGCGCAATATCATCAGTTTGGCGAGCAACTCCAGACGGCCCACGGATCCGATTGTGCACTTCTGTTGGCCGGACCCGGTCGCTCCTCTGTCTACGACTACAACGTGAACCTATTCCGCGGCACTTT GAACCCGTACAACAATGGACCGGGCACTTGCATCACCTACGATGCCATCAATGCCGCCTACTTGGATGCACGCAAGCGTATAC ATGTGGCTCAGCCGAAATCAGACTGGAAGCCGGAGGAACTGGCCACCGTGGGCGAACTGCTGCTCGACATTTCTATCCAATTGGCCCGAAC ctatgGCTTATCGTATGAAGAAATCGAGAAGGGATTGCCCACAATTGATA TCAAAACTCTGATTCGAGAGGTGTGTCCACCCTTTTTCGCTGGAGTTGAGTGCCGCCCGGGAAAATACCGACGGTTCGATGGTCTCTGCAACAATATCGAGCATCCGACTTGGGGGGCAGCTAATGCTCCGTTCCAGCGCCTGATCGGCCCTCTATATTCGGACGGAATTAACGCTCCTCGGATTTCGGTGACTGGCCGAGATCTGCCTTTCTCGCGAGTGGTTTCACGCACCATGCATCCCGACGATGGTTTCCACGATCATGCGGGCACCGTGATGGTCATCGCCTGGGGCCAGTTCATGGATCACGACTTCACACTTACTGGAACGCCATTGG atCCCATTAACCGCAATGACCCCGAGGAGTGCTGCAAACGACCGTTGCATCTTAAGCACCCATATTGCAACGAGATTCGCATTCCCGATGATGATTACTTCTACCGCCTGTTTAATGTCAAGTGCATTGATTTTGTACGCGGATTCCCCTCGCCTCGTCCAGGTTGCAAATTGG GTTCACGTCAACAGTTCAACACCTTGACAGGTGTCATAGACGCCAACACGGTTTATGGAGTAAAAGAAGCTTTCGCACGCAAACTGAGAACTGGCTATGGAGGATTGATGCGCATGAATCCTGTGTTCCAGGAGTACGGACTGAAGGATTTGCTGCCCCTGAAGTTGGATATTCCCGACGAGGGCTGCACACGACCCAACAAGAGCATGTACTGTTTCGAGGGCGGTGAGATTCGAGTCAATGAGCAACTGGTGCTCACCTGCATGCACACTTTGATGGCCCGGGAACACAATCGATTGGCCACCGGCTTGTCGCAAATAAATAAGCACTGGGACGATGAGACATTGTTCCAGGAGTCGAGACGCATCAATATCGCTATAGTGCAACACGTTACCTTTAACGAATTTCTACCCATTTTGCTGGGCAAGGAAGTGATGGAGAAGTTCGGTTTGGTTCTTCAGAAAGACGGCTACTGGGATGGCTACGATCATACAGTAAATCCAGGCATCATTGACTCATTTGCCGGCGCTGCCTTCCGTTTTGGCCACTCCTTGCTGCCAACTGCAGTGGAACGCTGGTCCAAGGCCCACAAGTTTATTGCCTCGAAACGTCTGTCGGATTTGATCAGGAGACCCTATGATCTGTACCGTGCTGGAGTCTTGGATGAGTACTTCATGGGTCTGATGAACCAAGTGGCCCAGGCTATGGATGACTCGATTACCCAGGAGGTGACCAATCATCTCTTCAAGAAAGAGGGCGCCAGGTTTGGAATGGATCTGGTGTCGTTTAATATGCAGCGCGGTCGGGAGTTTGGTATTCCCGGTTACATGGAGTTCCGTAAATTCTGCGGCTTGCCCACCTCAAATACTTGGGACGAGATGTATGGCTCCATGCCCAATGAGACGGTTCTGCGATATGGCAGCATATTTGA GCACCCTGCTGATATTGATCTTTGGTCTGGTGGCGTCTCGGAGAAATCCCTTCCAGGTTCAATGTTGGGACCGACCTTTGCCTGCGTCATCGCCACCCAGATGAGTTATTTGCGCCGCGGAGATCGTTTTTGGTATGAACTGCCCAACCAGCCCTCATCATTCACTCCCGAGCAACTGCAGGAGATTCGGAAGGCGAAGCTGTCCCGCTTGATTTGTGACAACACCGATTTAATTGATACTGTGCAGATTTATCCAATGGTTTTGCCTGATCATGAAAT aaatccACGAGTTCCCTGCAAGAGCGGTATTATACCATCCATTGATCTGACTAAATGGGCGGACTTTGGCGGTCATGGCGTAGATCCCTCTCTCTAT aactACATAAACGAAATACCCGACACGCTGCTGAACTTTAGGAAGTAA
- the LOC128252962 gene encoding uncharacterized protein LOC128252962 — MKHGSIDQARIRLGKILDTHKLDYLDKIFQDLLKEFCNRSQSSKEMAKWTTIVLLTIFVSFGVKYYYEEMQGKNCALSLPRPLRYALRPPESCDFCANIKQVPRLQNISPQEFEKKFAYNAAPVIVSDATKNWTAVSLFNYWYFRDVYARAKQKQHIKDCQFLPYKTGFSDIYDALNMPKDRVELKLGEQPWYFGWSNCHAETAEEFRRHYGRPYFLPEGSENNAVDWFFIGTSGLGAQMHIDNVRLPSWQAQLAGSKRWLLVPPPECYLQCQTFDVVVQQGDIIVLDTNKWYHQTFVQPGAISLTIGAEYD; from the exons ATGAAACATGGAAGTATAGACCAAGCTCGCATTCGACTAGGGAAAATATTAGATACCCATAAACTAGATTATCTGGACAAGATTTTTCAGGACCTATTGAAAGAATTCTGCAATAGGTCTCAGTCGAGCAAAGAAATGGCCAAGTGGACTACAATAGTGCTGTTGaccatttttgtttcattcGGTGTAAAATACTATTATGAGGAAATGCAGGGAAAA aaTTGTGCTCTTtctctgccacgccccctgcgTTACGCCCTTCGACCGCCCGAGAGTTGTGATTTTTGTGCGAATATTAAACAAGTGCCGCGCCTTCAAAATATAAGCCCCCAGGAGTTTGAGAAAAAGTTTGCTTACAATGCAGCCCCAGTTATTGTTAGTGATGCCACCAAAAATTGGACTGCTGTTTCG TTATTTAACTATTGGTATTTCCGCGATGTTTATGCCAGGGCCAAGCAAAAGCAACATATAAAAGACTGCCAGTTTTTGCCATACAAAACAGGATTCTCGGATATCTATGATGCATTAAATATGCCAAAGGATCGGGTGGAGCTAAAGCTAGGAGAACAGCCCTGGTACTTCGGCTGGAGCAATTGTCATGCGGAAACGGCAGAGGAGTTTCGAAGGCACTACGGAAGACCATATTTTCTGCCCGAAGGTTCGGAAAATAATGCTGTCGATTGGTTTTTCATTGGCACCTCTGGCTTGGGTGCACAAATGCAc ATAGACAATGTGAGGCTGCCATCGTGGCAGGCTCAGCTGGCGGGCAGTAAGCGGTGGCTACTGGTTCCACCTCCCGAGTGCTACCTACAGTGCCAGACTTTCGATGTGGTGGTCCAGCAGGGCGATATAA TTGTATTGGACACGAACAAATGGTACCACCAAACCTTTGTGCAGCCGGGAGCCATCAGTCTGACCATTGGAGCTGAGTACGACTAA
- the LOC128252966 gene encoding turripeptide Gsg9.2, which produces MKCVSIILIISLGLLALAKANSLKCPRACTRDYRPLCATWQRGIIRPIKSVCTFSNKCVLDNQICRTNQNWVVTDDKRKCKRNSPDCSDLLKE; this is translated from the exons ATGAAGTGCGTGTCTATAATTTTGATCATTTCCCTGGGTCTGCTAGCTTTGGCTAAGGCTAATTCTTTGAAGTGCCCACGAGCTTGTACAAGGGATTATAGACCGCTTTGCGCCACTTGGCAAAGGGGTATTATACGTCCCATAAAAAGTGTTTGCACTTTCTCGAACAAATGCGTTTTGGACAATCAAATATGCAGAACAAATCAAA attgGGTTGTGACCGATGATAAGCGCAAGTGCAAGCGTAACTCTCCAGACTGCAGTGATCTTTTAAAGGAGTGA